In Drosophila santomea strain STO CAGO 1482 chromosome 2L, Prin_Dsan_1.1, whole genome shotgun sequence, a single window of DNA contains:
- the LOC120448318 gene encoding RWD domain-containing protein 2B, with translation MAEEELQTYRRCVGLQLEELELLSSIYCAPGELHMLDAGVVADFNEFLEEDKTKAANSLLSHLEYVVKLTLPGKQCVEVRVELPHLYPLLEQARISVHTTLLGKAKEQRLKNDLDQYQSERREEDAEPYIFQLLSWLQEHIEDLLKRPASEFEVLPVASQDPQQPPATHLERMWIYSHHIKSTAKRQELIRQARQLELTGFSRPGKPGIICVEGDSANVHEFWRTIKALRWQKICLVRSEPRQRKRGFEDFSEQLFNAEEGVMNMGQFIRFLEAHGFGYMKSELFGLA, from the coding sequence ATGgccgaggaggagctgcaaACCTACCGCCGCTGCGTTGGCctgcagctggaggagctggagctgctgaGCTCCATATATTGCGCGCCCGGAGAGCTGCATATGCTCGACGCCGGCGTGGTGGCTGATTTCAATGAGTTCCTGGAGGAAGATAAGACCAAAGCTGCTAACAGCCTTCTTTCCCATTTGGAGTATGTGGTGAAGTTAACTCTACCGGGCAAACAGTGCGTGGAAGTCCGAGTGGAGCTCCCGCATTTGTATCCACTCTTGGAACAGGCACGCATCAGTGTACACACTACGCTACTGGGAAAAGCAAAGGAGCAGCGCTTGAAGAATGATTTAGATCAGTATCAGAGTGAAAGGCGCGAAGAGGACGCCGAGCCGTACATCTTCCAGCTGTTGAGCTGGCTTCAGGAGCACATCGAGGATCTGTTAAAACGACCAGCTTCCGAGTTTGAGGTGCTGCCAGTAGCATCACAAGACCCGCAACAACCACCAGCTACGCATCTTGAGCGAATGTGGATTTATTCCCACCACATTAAATCCACCGCCAAGCGGCAGGAGCTGATTCGACAGGCCCGTCAGTTGGAACTCACAGGATTCAGTAGACCCGGAAAACCTGGCATCATATGCGTGGAAGGTGATTCCGCGAATGTTCACGAATTCTGGCGCACAATCAAGGCCCTTCGGTGGCAAAAGATCTGCCTGGTGCGGAGTGAGCCTCGGCAGCGCAAGCGGGGATTTGAGGATTTCAGCGAACAGCTTTTCAATGCCGAAGAGGGCGTCATGAACATGGGCCAGTTCATTCGGTTCCTCGAAGCCCATGGATTTGGCTACATGAAGTCTGAATTGTTTGGTTTAGCCTGA
- the LOC120448273 gene encoding neuropeptide FF receptor 2: MLYLIATNRSLRSPTNLIIANMAVADLLTLAICPAMFMVNDFYQNYQLGCVGCKLEGFLVVVFLITAVLNLSVVSYDRLTAIVLPMETRLTIRGVQIVVVCTWVSGILLASPLAFYRSYRVRVWKNFTERYCKENTSVLPKYWYVLITILVWLPLGIMLICYIAIFYKLDRYEKRVLSRENPLTVSYKRSVAKTLFIVVVVFAALRLPFTILVVLREKYFGEDVSVSSGMQLFWYISQYLMFLNAAVNPLIYGFNNENFRRAYYQISWVRRWRFAAKMKKVSGTPSHCCYCAFMKKGRRSPEVAQQARNVKCDISKDISSEKQSDKSTKIMQSNPTDLLASEIGADGFI; the protein is encoded by the exons ATGCTTTATCTGATAGCCACCAACCGTTCATTGCGATCGCCCACCAACCTGATTATTGCAAACATGGCCGTTGCGGATCTTCTGACCCTTGCCATTTGCCCTGCAATGTTTATGGTGAACGACTTCTACCAGAACTACCAGTTGGGATGCGTGGGCTGCAAGCTGGAGGGCTTTTTGGTGGTGGTTTTCCTCATCACAGCCGTGCTCAATCTCTCGGTAGTCAGCTACGATCGTCTTACGGCCATCGTGCTCCCAATGGAGACGCGTCTCACCATAAGGGGCGTCCAGATAGTGGTGGTCTGCACCTGGGTCTCGGGTATCCTATTGGCATCACCGTTGGCTTTCTATCGTTCTTACAGGGTGCGCGTCTGGAAGAACTTTACGGAGCGATATTGCAAGGAGAACACCTCTGTCCTGCCCAAGTACTGGTATGTTCTAATCACCATTCTGGTGTGGCTGCCATTAGGCATCATGCTTATCTGCTACATAGCCATATTCTATAAG CTTGATCGGTATGAAAAGCGGGTCCTTAGTCGCGAGAACCCGCTCACAGTGAGCTATAAACGCAGCGTGGCCAAGACACTGTTCATCGTGGTCGTGGTCTTCGCAGCTCTACGGCTGCCATTTACAATCCTAGTTGTACTACGGGAAAAATACTTCGGTGAGGATGTCTCTGTCAGCAGTGGAATGCAGCTATTCTGGTACATCTCACAGTATTTGATGTTTCTGAACGCCGCCGTCAATCCGCTGATCTACGGATTCAACAATGAGAACTTTAGAAGGGCCTACTACCAGATCTCTTGGGTTCGGCGATGGCGATTTGCTGCGAAAATGAAGAAGGTTTCTGGAACACCAAGTCACTGCTGCTACTGTGCCTTTATGAAGAAGGGCAGACGGAGCCCAGAGGTAGCACAACAGGCACGAAATGTAAAATGTGACATAAGCAAGGATATATCGTCGGAAAAACAGTCGGACAAGTCAACTAAGATAATGCAAAGTAACCCTACTGATTTACTTGCATCGGAAATCGGGGCAGACGGgtttatataa
- the LOC120448309 gene encoding alpha-tocopherol transfer protein-like, whose translation MTELRPLSAELRRIAETELNEVEERVPADLAALRDWLAKQPHLRGRQDDQFLVGFLRGCKFSLEKTKSKLDHFYTIKTLMPELFGNRLVDEKNLILCRSGTYVRLPKPWGTDGPRLQLTNYEKFDPKKFKLLDLFRYQTMITEQSIREDDHSNVSGYVEIIDMAKLSLSFLAQLDFTLIKRMGIFAEKAQPTRLKGVHLINCPKEGMALLNLAKSLMPSKLQQRFHVYKNLEQLNEVIPREYLPEEYGGNNGRIADIQAEAEKQLMSYKDYFAEDCQYGVDEHLRPGKRVNADSIFGVEGSFRKLDID comes from the exons ATGACCGAACTGAGACCCTTGAGCGCCGAACTTCGCCGCATTGCTGAAACGGAACTAAACGAGGTGGAGGAGCGAGTGCCAGCGGATCTGGCAGCTCTTCGTGATTGGTTGGCCAAGCAACCTCATCTGAGGGGCCGTCAGGATGACCAATTCCTGGTTGGCTTCTTGCGAGGCTGCAAGTTCAGCCTAGAGAAGACTAAGTCCAAGTTGGATCACTTTTACACTATCAAGACGCTAATGCCAGAGCTCTTTGGCAATCGATTGGTGGACGAAAAGAACCTAATCTTGTGTCGATCTGG AACCTATGTTCGATTGCCCAAACCTTGGGGCACCGATGGCCCCCGCCTGCAGCTTACGAACTATGAGAAATTCGATCCAAAGAAGTTCAAGTTATTGGATCTCTTCCGCTACCAAACCATGATAACGGAACAGTCAATCCGTGAGGATGACCACAGCAACGTTAGCGGCTACGTCGAGATCATTGACATGGCTAAATTGAGCCTCAGCTTTTTGGCCCAACTAGATTTCACGCTCATCAAAAGGATGGGAATATTCGCAGAAAAGGCTCAGCCCACTCGCCTGAAGGGAGTCCACCTGATCAATTGCCCCAAGGAGGGAATGGCGTTACTGAATCTGGCAAAGAGCCTCATGCCCAGCAAGCTCCAGCAGCGG TTTCACGTGTATAAAAACCTGGAGCAATTAAATGAGGTGATACCACGCGAATACCTGCCGGAAGAATATGGCGGCAACAATGGACGTATAGCCGACATTCAGGCGGAGGCGGAGAAGCAATTGATGTCCTATAAGGACTATTTCGCAGAGGACTGCCAGTACGGAGTGGATGAGCATCTGCGACCTGGAAAGCGTGTTAATGCGGATTCCATTTTCGGCGTTGAGGGATCCTTCCGAAAACTCGACATCGATTAA
- the LOC120448296 gene encoding uncharacterized protein LOC120448296: protein MAKIRSLVPELAEVARSQLCEDPSSMVAKIEALRTWIVEQNYLEARTDDQFLVAFLRFCHWDVEEAKKRVLFYYTYKSKERELLKSRLVDDKLLELARSGIFATLPKPIGPGGPRIHYTRMGHIEPSKHSVSDIFRFHAFRAEIEINTDDNWNVSGVVEIIDFTKIPYSLLLQFDPGMFKRMNAFLEHGIPANLVATHIVNASRETQFVLGLVRNVMKQKELLHIHSNVESLQKAIGKEYLPVEMGGENGSLADAMTRYETQLTSFSTYFKEDERYGVDEKLRAASENNQDRAAPLAASVPSDGTFRKLNFD, encoded by the exons ATGGCCAAGATACGATCGCTGGTGCCGGAGCTGGCCGAGGTGGCTCGGTCGCAGCTCTGCGAGGATCCGTCCTCAATGGTGGCGAAGATCGAGGCCCTGAGGACCTGGATTGTCGAACAGAACTACCTGGAGGCGCGGACCGACGATCAGTTCTTGGTGGCCTTCCTGCGCTTCTGCCACTGGGACGTGGAGGAGGCCAAGAAGAGAGTACTCTTCTACTACACCTACAAATCCAAGGAGAGAGAACTGCTCAAGAGTCGCCTGGTAGACGATAAGCTGCTAGAACTGGCTCGTTCAGG AATTTTCGCCACATTGCCCAAACCTATTGGCCCTGGTGGCCCCCGTATCCACTACACACGAATGGGCCACATTGAACCTTCCAAGCACAGTGTCAGCGACATTTTCCGCTTCCACGCTTTTCGCGCAGAGATCGAGATCAACACGGATGACAACTGGAACGTATCCGGCGTTGTGGAGATCATCGATTTCACCAAGATCCCCTACTCCCTGCTACTGCAGTTCGATCCTGGTATGTTCAAGCGGATGAATGCATTCCTAGAGCATGGTATCCCAGCGAATTTGGTGGCCACCCACATTGTTAATGCCTCCAGGGAGACGCAGTTTGTCCTGGGCCTGGTTCGGAATGTCATGAAGCAAAAGGAGCTG TTACACATCCACTCTAACGTGGAGTCTCTGCAAAAGGCCATTGGCAAGGAGTATTTGCCCGTAGAGATGGGCGGCGAGAATGGCTCCTTGGCGGATGCGATGACGCGGTACGAGACACAGTTGACCAGCTTTTCCACGTACTTTAAGGAAGACGAGCGATATGGAGTGGATGAGAAATTGCGGGCGGCCAGTGAGAATAATCAGGATAGGGCCGCTCCGTTAGCGGCCAGCGTTCCTAGCGACGGAACTTTCCGGAAGCTAAACTTCGATTGA